The Vitis riparia cultivar Riparia Gloire de Montpellier isolate 1030 chromosome 3, EGFV_Vit.rip_1.0, whole genome shotgun sequence genome includes a region encoding these proteins:
- the LOC117909490 gene encoding serine carboxypeptidase-like 18 yields MAPPAAHEMQQLKNTLRPSKRLCYVWLHVLLLFALFGLSKSQSIVDTLPGFSGELPFKLETGYVSVGELNDVELFYYFIESERDPARDPLILWLTGGPGCSGFSGLVYEIGPLRFNYTAFNGSLPSLELNPYSWTKVASIIFLDAPVGTGFSYATNPDDYYASDTISARDNYIFIRKWLIDHPRFLYNQLYIGGDSYSGIIVPILTLEIANGIQMGLKPLMTLMGYILGNPVTHLHNDENSRIPFAHRMALISDELYESAKNACKGEFIYPDESNGECMEVLAVITKCTEKLNSAQILEPVCALDSPKPKESKLKWSLNHIEDVSSDMISLPVPQRSELWCRNYNYLLSYIWENDEAVQEALHVRNGTIPFWKRCNKTLDYDSNVVSTVPYHRNLSDLGYRALIYSGDHDMLIPYVGTERWVKSLNISVLNGWEPWFVDGQVAGYSVVYQANKTENDITYATVKGGGHTAPEFRPKQCLAMIDRWLAFYPL; encoded by the exons ATGGCACCACCTGCAGCTCATGAAATGCAGCAGCTAAAGAATACGCTTAGGCCTAGCAAAAGGCTTTGTTACGTATGGCTGCATGttcttcttctctttgcccTCTTTGGCCTGTCTAAGTCACAGTCAATTGTCGATACGCTTCCGGGGTTTTCCGGTGAACTTCCATTCAAACTTGAAACTGG GTATGTGAGTGTAGGAGAATTGAATGATGTGGAGCTATTCTACTACTTCATCGAGTCGGAGCGCGACCCTGCTAGAGACCCTCTTATTCTCTGGCTCACCGGAGGCCCTGGTTGTTCTGGTTTCTCAGGACTAGTATACGAAATTG GTCCATTAAGATTCAACTATACAGCTTTCAATGGGAGCCTCCCAAGTTTAGAGCTGAATCCGTACTCATGGACAAAG GTTGCcagtataatatttttagacgCACCAGTAGGCACTGGGTTCTCTTATGCAACAAATCCGGATGATTACTATGCTTCTGACACAATATCAGCCAGGGACAACTACATATTTATCAGGAAG TGGTTGATCGATCACCCCAGATTTCTATATAATCAACTTTACATTGGAGGCGATTCCTATTCGGGCATCATTGTTCCAATTCTCACTCTGGAGATAGCAAATG GTATACAAATGGGACTTAAGCCACTGATGACTCTCATG GGATATATTCTTGGCAACCCAGTAACACATTTGCATAATGATGAGAATTCAAGAATTCCATTTGCTCATAGAATGGCACTTATATCAGATGAACTCTATGAG TCAGCCAAAAATGCCTGTAAAGGTGAATTTATTTATCCAGATGAAAGCAATGGAGAGTGCATGGAGGTTCTGGCAGTTATTACAAAG TGCACTGAGAAGCTAAACAGTGCACAAATTTTGGAACCCGTGTGTGCTCTTGATTCCCCAAAACCAAaggaatcaaaactaaaatggaGCCTCAACCATATAGAAGATGTGTCCTCAGACATGATCAGCCTTCCAGTTCCTCAACGCAGCGAATTATGGTGTCGG AATTACAATTATTTGCTTTCTTACATATGGGAAAATGACGAGGCTGTTCAAGAAGCTCTTCATGTCCGAAAT GGTACAATACCATTTTGGAAGAGGTGCAATAAGACATTAGATTATGATTCTAATGTTGTAAGCACTGTTCCATATCATCGGAATCTCTCTGACCTTGGCTATCGAGCTTTGATATACAG TGGTGATCATGACATGCTTATTCCTTATGTGGGTACCGAAAGATGGGTAAAATCTCTTAATATATCAGTTCTAAATGGTTGGGAACCATGGTTTGTTGATGGCCAAGTTGCAGG ATACTCGGTAGTCTATCAAGCAAACAAAACCGAGAATGACATAACCTATGCTACCGTAAAg GGAGGAGGTCACACAGCTCCTGAGTTCAGGCCTAAACAATGTCTTGCAATGATCGACAGGTGGCTTGCCTTTTATCCCTTGTAA